The following coding sequences are from one Oikeobacillus pervagus window:
- a CDS encoding response regulator yields MTRVLIVDDHQLVGEGTKNMIEQEKDFDVTYLMSIDDVINMSRENPFDVYLLDMNMPNCSGLELAQKIFKFHKDAKIILYTGFEYTSQFNLLIDSGISGIVSKSASKQELLMAIQAVLNGYTLIPISLLSQLRLSDVTVQTTSSNKKKQANISVTQKELEILEGISKGKGNKEIAEELFMSVRAVEYNLTKIYKKFKVNSRSEALAEAVRMGIINVNL; encoded by the coding sequence TTGACACGCGTTTTAATTGTGGATGACCACCAATTGGTGGGTGAAGGAACGAAAAATATGATTGAGCAGGAAAAAGATTTTGATGTTACATATCTTATGTCTATTGATGACGTTATCAATATGAGCCGAGAAAATCCTTTCGATGTTTACTTATTAGATATGAATATGCCTAATTGTTCTGGACTTGAGTTGGCCCAAAAGATTTTTAAATTTCACAAAGATGCAAAAATCATTCTTTATACAGGCTTTGAATATACATCTCAATTTAATTTATTAATTGACTCGGGGATCAGTGGAATCGTTAGTAAATCAGCTTCTAAACAGGAACTTTTGATGGCTATACAAGCTGTATTAAATGGGTATACCCTCATTCCAATCTCATTATTAAGTCAATTAAGACTTTCAGATGTTACCGTTCAAACAACAAGCTCCAATAAGAAAAAACAAGCCAATATTTCTGTCACACAGAAGGAATTGGAAATACTTGAAGGCATTTCAAAAGGTAAAGGGAATAAAGAAATTGCTGAAGAATTGTTTATGAGTGTCCGCGCAGTTGAATATAATTTAACGAAAATCTACAAAAAATTTAAAGTCAATTCCCGATCAGAAGCCTTAGCGGAAGCAGTGCGGATGGGAATTATTAATGTGAATCTATAA
- a CDS encoding ATP-binding protein yields the protein MVIKNRKVMAIFIFTVYIALHIYLITQMMRPFSGITTSTDQHQNLIVKQIDKSGWVNDTDISKGDIIAKIDGKEIRETDIHKNLKYADDLTVEHNNKISHYMAPDTKVSDFLQELYIPGIFSILTLLLSILIFQKNSSTAHFLLGFLMLASLSFLASNAANRDFVAHLILIFSFQFGILSFFCFIYSTFLEKGLIQKKPTVMLTINIILAILIILLNVYDLFMKDLSSLFTGNLMLIYFSINIVYSIGLLIYIYIKKRDSSHEPFLKWMLVIPTVAFVPFIFLHAIPYIIGLPYLPDDMAALFLFAIPIGYSYLILTKQLLDINFILNRIRYYTVLSLIPTIIISFVVSGTVNHESNLFSRFLQNFFLIFTLNILFLLLKEKIDYSFRNQLFRDKTNITQSIDQFTKKLSTVMKEEELERLLVNEVVSVLNPSGITFIEYDLETFQYTTKVVHGDNDQFTLQKHQEWLIQSDTNGDLLKFKDSLGIRLYHRDQKMIYIWIGHKRNHTSFNINEKTWTITIVKYVRLVYENLHAINNLIQSLQKPNIGDHPTSVSLSRFLFQLAERERRRLASDLHDSALQDQIVWYRKLENLIQENQDIPSDVQKQLIKIQNGMVDVIKQIRSTCNELRPNLLLEGGLIKSLNELFSQIQMRVKYHLDYEFDNISDTFEDYNTTLSIYRVFQELLNNADKHSEATHVSVSMWEEDQTIFIDYRDNGKGFDLNSPPTKKNHMGLSGLKERIFSLNGEVEFITSEGKGLQVYITIPR from the coding sequence ATGGTGATAAAAAACAGAAAAGTCATGGCTATTTTTATCTTCACTGTCTATATAGCCTTACATATATATTTGATTACACAGATGATGCGTCCCTTTAGCGGAATCACGACATCCACAGATCAACACCAAAACTTGATTGTTAAACAGATCGACAAGAGTGGCTGGGTGAACGATACGGATATTTCCAAGGGGGATATTATTGCAAAGATTGACGGGAAGGAAATAAGAGAGACTGATATTCATAAAAACCTTAAATATGCTGATGATTTAACAGTTGAACATAATAATAAAATATCCCATTACATGGCACCGGATACAAAGGTTTCGGATTTCTTGCAAGAACTCTATATACCGGGGATTTTTTCAATACTAACGTTGCTTTTATCGATTTTAATTTTTCAGAAAAATAGTTCAACGGCTCACTTTTTACTAGGATTTCTGATGTTGGCCTCTCTCAGCTTTTTAGCATCAAATGCAGCAAATAGGGATTTTGTCGCTCATCTCATTTTAATCTTTTCTTTTCAATTTGGCATCCTTAGCTTTTTTTGTTTTATATATTCGACCTTTTTGGAGAAGGGGCTAATTCAAAAAAAGCCCACAGTTATGTTAACAATCAATATCATTCTTGCTATTCTAATTATTTTGCTCAATGTATATGACTTGTTTATGAAGGACTTATCGAGTTTATTCACGGGCAATTTAATGTTGATCTACTTTTCTATTAATATTGTTTATTCCATTGGACTTTTAATCTATATTTACATAAAAAAGCGGGATTCTTCACATGAACCTTTTCTGAAATGGATGTTAGTGATTCCAACTGTTGCGTTTGTTCCTTTTATTTTTTTGCATGCCATTCCTTACATAATAGGACTGCCATATTTACCAGATGATATGGCGGCATTATTTCTTTTTGCTATTCCAATAGGTTACTCCTATTTGATTCTGACAAAGCAACTTTTAGATATTAATTTTATTTTGAATCGGATCCGATATTATACCGTTTTATCCTTGATTCCAACGATAATTATTTCTTTTGTCGTCAGCGGTACGGTCAATCATGAGAGTAATTTATTCAGCCGTTTTCTACAAAATTTTTTCTTAATATTCACGTTAAATATTCTGTTTTTACTACTAAAGGAAAAGATTGATTACTCTTTCCGAAACCAGCTTTTTAGGGACAAAACGAATATAACCCAAAGCATTGATCAATTCACGAAAAAATTATCGACCGTGATGAAGGAAGAAGAATTAGAAAGATTGTTAGTAAATGAGGTCGTGTCTGTTTTAAATCCATCTGGTATTACTTTTATTGAATATGATTTGGAAACGTTCCAATATACTACAAAGGTAGTTCATGGTGATAATGATCAGTTTACCCTTCAAAAACACCAAGAATGGCTAATTCAAAGCGATACGAATGGGGATTTATTAAAATTTAAAGATTCACTTGGAATCCGGCTTTATCATAGGGATCAAAAAATGATCTATATTTGGATCGGCCATAAAAGGAACCATACAAGCTTTAATATCAATGAAAAGACTTGGACAATCACGATCGTCAAATATGTACGCCTTGTTTATGAAAACTTACATGCTATTAATAACTTAATCCAGTCATTACAAAAGCCGAACATTGGGGATCACCCTACATCTGTTTCATTATCCCGATTTTTATTTCAATTGGCTGAAAGAGAAAGAAGACGACTGGCTTCAGATTTGCATGATTCCGCCTTACAGGATCAAATTGTATGGTATCGTAAATTGGAAAATTTAATTCAAGAGAATCAAGACATCCCAAGTGATGTGCAAAAGCAATTAATAAAGATTCAAAATGGGATGGTGGATGTTATTAAACAAATTCGCAGTACTTGCAATGAATTAAGGCCAAATCTCTTATTAGAGGGTGGACTCATTAAATCATTAAACGAATTATTTTCCCAGATCCAAATGCGAGTTAAATATCATCTTGATTATGAGTTTGATAATATTTCAGATACGTTTGAGGATTATAATACAACATTATCCATCTATCGGGTCTTTCAGGAACTCCTTAATAACGCGGATAAACATTCGGAGGCCACCCATGTATCCGTCAGTATGTGGGAAGAGGATCAAACTATCTTTATTGACTATCGTGATAATGGGAAAGGGTTTGATCTGAATTCCCCACCTACTAAGAAGAATCATATGGGATTATCTGGTTTAAAGGAGCGAATCTTCAGCTTAAATGGGGAAGTGGAGTTTATCACTAGCGAGGGGAAAGGCTTACAAGTTTATATTACAATACCGAGGTGA
- a CDS encoding polyprenyl synthetase family protein has protein sequence MKPLLEDQLHQHIVDQANVLIDRYFFEKDLKFNVMNYVNHKFDQIINFSQFTKIHYDIFRDSYNKEEEINLLTIVELIILASDIMDDIQDGDAGDNPWADVDLGQNLNIIVGMLFLCLKHLDEMNIPDFMKEKIRSEIHLATLGSINGQHIDLSNNISSESEYLSMVSLKSGSLVQLACLLGAGCVDENTERIIKTYSRQIGIIAQIRNDVNDMVNGFIKSDIINKKKTLPILYYLKLQKPQFQIVKEYYLGNQPYSELTREEISDLHNTLIYGGAVEYCKVMEQLYLHKYKECIHSLNIGSSDKEKLLHINI, from the coding sequence TTGAAACCATTATTGGAGGATCAATTGCACCAACATATTGTGGATCAAGCAAATGTATTAATTGATCGTTATTTTTTTGAGAAGGATCTTAAATTCAATGTAATGAATTATGTTAACCATAAATTTGACCAGATTATTAACTTTTCCCAGTTTACAAAGATTCATTACGACATTTTCCGTGATTCTTATAACAAGGAAGAAGAAATCAATTTATTAACGATTGTTGAGCTGATCATCTTAGCCTCTGACATCATGGACGATATACAGGATGGAGATGCTGGAGACAATCCTTGGGCTGATGTGGATCTTGGTCAAAATTTAAATATTATAGTTGGCATGTTATTCCTTTGTTTAAAACATCTTGATGAAATGAATATACCTGATTTTATGAAGGAAAAGATTCGATCCGAAATTCACCTCGCTACCCTTGGATCCATTAACGGGCAGCATATTGATTTATCTAATAATATTTCCTCAGAATCTGAATATTTGTCGATGGTATCCCTTAAATCAGGCTCTTTAGTTCAATTAGCTTGCTTATTGGGTGCAGGTTGTGTAGATGAAAATACTGAGAGAATAATAAAAACTTATTCTAGACAAATTGGTATTATTGCACAAATAAGAAATGATGTGAACGATATGGTCAATGGTTTTATTAAAAGTGACATCATAAATAAGAAAAAAACTCTTCCTATTTTATATTACTTGAAGCTTCAGAAGCCTCAGTTTCAAATAGTAAAAGAGTATTATCTCGGAAACCAACCATACAGTGAATTGACAAGAGAAGAGATTTCAGATTTACATAACACCCTTATTTATGGAGGTGCTGTCGAATATTGTAAGGTTATGGAACAACTTTACCTCCATAAATATAAAGAGTGTATTCATTCCTTAAATATTGGGTCCAGTGATAAAGAGAAACTTCTTCATATTAATATTTAA
- a CDS encoding response regulator transcription factor produces MRDLLSEREIEVATLVAEGLKDIEISRKLFISRRRVGEIIFSIKKKLNITSRVQIGIAAYSFGLISFQIDLQQEHVMH; encoded by the coding sequence ATGAGAGACCTATTAAGTGAGCGAGAGATTGAAGTGGCAACTTTGGTAGCTGAGGGGCTAAAAGACATTGAAATCTCAAGGAAATTATTTATTAGTAGGCGTAGAGTCGGGGAAATCATCTTTTCCATCAAAAAAAAGCTGAACATTACTTCACGCGTACAAATTGGAATCGCTGCTTATTCTTTTGGACTAATATCCTTTCAAATCGACCTTCAACAAGAACATGTTATGCATTAA
- a CDS encoding peptidase domain-containing ABC transporter: MRRVPFIEQMEHSECGLASLCMILSFHGNHVPLSELRERYGVPKGGTSLFQIMEVGKSYHLNVKGYRASVDDLKNVLLPAIIHWENKHYVVLEKIGKKTAVIVDPALGRTKISLDEIEEKYSGFVLAMAPNESFEKKKGVSHTRFFLSFVLGKKPIIAFIVLTSLLIQGFALVIPWLTSWIIDQVIIPKNDGYLTAIGYSIVILLFSYLIFSALRGFLIAKLQTAIDKSLMTQFIDKLLNLTYGFFENRSTGELLFRANSNVYIRQILSTKAITFLIDGILLITYLVVMAQYSLKMTGIVLVIGISIFGILVFSTSVSRKLADKEISAQSQVQRILSESINGISDVKVMGLENQVYNDWFKKFSLQLMHAEKRSIWTSLINTIATSVQFILPIYLLWLSGKPIISGSMTLGDVLGFNALALSFITPIISIGNGYGELIYLGSYIQRIYDVMHAKTERENGQSVFSSPIKGKVEFKNVSYKHNHFSDHTVKNISFKVKPGERVAIVGSSGAGKSTLVKLLLGLYTPSEGSILFDGMESNKFNLRFLRKSIGVVFQEARLFNKTIAENIASERQDVTDKDILKAAYQANIHEEIMQLPLQYATTVSEFGINFSGGQRQRLILARALASKPSILLLDEATSALDTLSEKIIDEHLSELPCTQIIIAHRLSTIKNADRIVVMHQGEIVETGTHDELLDQQGYYYKLTKTQQIKEKNYEKVAL, encoded by the coding sequence ATGAGAAGAGTTCCATTTATTGAACAAATGGAGCACAGTGAATGTGGTTTAGCCTCATTATGTATGATCTTATCGTTTCACGGAAATCATGTACCTCTTTCGGAGTTGAGAGAGAGATACGGAGTTCCAAAAGGTGGTACTTCACTATTCCAAATAATGGAGGTCGGGAAAAGTTATCATCTCAATGTGAAAGGTTATAGGGCCAGTGTTGATGATTTAAAAAATGTATTATTACCAGCGATTATTCACTGGGAAAATAAACATTATGTTGTTTTGGAGAAGATTGGGAAGAAGACTGCTGTTATTGTAGATCCTGCTTTAGGAAGAACGAAGATTTCACTTGATGAAATAGAAGAAAAGTATTCAGGATTTGTGTTAGCGATGGCTCCAAACGAATCCTTTGAGAAGAAAAAAGGAGTTTCACATACCCGATTCTTCCTCTCTTTCGTTTTAGGAAAAAAGCCGATAATTGCGTTTATTGTATTAACTTCCTTGTTAATACAAGGTTTTGCTTTAGTCATTCCTTGGCTAACAAGTTGGATCATTGACCAAGTGATTATTCCAAAAAATGATGGATATTTAACAGCAATTGGCTATAGCATCGTCATCCTTTTGTTTAGTTATCTGATCTTCTCTGCATTGAGAGGCTTTTTAATAGCAAAATTACAAACAGCCATCGATAAATCACTGATGACTCAATTTATCGACAAATTATTAAATCTCACTTACGGATTTTTTGAAAATAGGTCCACAGGAGAACTCCTATTTCGGGCTAATTCAAACGTGTATATCAGACAAATTCTTTCTACTAAGGCAATTACATTTTTAATCGATGGAATATTACTCATTACATATCTCGTTGTTATGGCTCAATACTCGTTAAAAATGACAGGAATTGTCTTAGTTATTGGAATAAGTATCTTTGGGATCTTAGTCTTCAGCACCTCTGTTTCCAGGAAACTTGCTGATAAGGAAATTTCCGCACAATCACAGGTTCAAAGAATACTGTCAGAAAGCATTAATGGAATCAGCGATGTAAAGGTCATGGGATTAGAAAATCAAGTTTACAATGATTGGTTTAAAAAATTCAGTTTGCAACTAATGCATGCTGAAAAAAGATCAATATGGACCTCTTTAATCAATACAATCGCGACTTCGGTTCAATTCATATTGCCTATTTATCTTTTATGGCTAAGTGGCAAACCGATTATCTCAGGAAGTATGACTCTTGGAGATGTACTAGGTTTTAATGCATTAGCTCTTTCCTTTATCACACCCATTATTTCTATTGGAAATGGATACGGAGAACTAATCTATCTTGGGTCGTATATCCAAAGGATTTACGATGTTATGCATGCAAAAACGGAAAGGGAAAATGGCCAATCTGTTTTTAGTTCACCAATTAAAGGAAAAGTTGAATTTAAAAATGTTTCGTACAAACATAACCATTTTAGCGATCACACCGTTAAAAATATCTCATTTAAAGTGAAACCAGGAGAGAGAGTAGCCATTGTAGGATCCTCTGGGGCAGGGAAGAGTACCCTTGTTAAACTTTTATTGGGATTATACACACCTAGTGAAGGATCTATTCTATTCGATGGAATGGAAAGTAATAAATTCAATTTACGATTTTTAAGGAAATCGATTGGCGTTGTTTTCCAAGAGGCGAGGCTGTTTAATAAAACAATTGCCGAAAATATCGCATCCGAAAGACAGGATGTTACTGATAAGGACATTCTAAAAGCCGCCTATCAAGCAAATATTCATGAAGAAATCATGCAGTTACCCCTTCAGTATGCGACAACTGTCTCTGAATTTGGAATTAATTTTTCCGGGGGACAACGTCAAAGGCTTATTTTAGCAAGGGCATTAGCATCAAAGCCATCAATTCTATTGTTGGATGAAGCCACAAGTGCTTTAGATACACTTTCAGAGAAAATAATTGATGAACATTTATCTGAATTGCCTTGCACTCAAATTATTATTGCTCATCGACTGAGCACAATTAAAAATGCGGATCGAATTGTTGTTATGCACCAAGGAGAAATAGTGGAGACTGGAACACATGATGAACTATTAGATCAACAAGGATACTACTATAAATTGACTAAAACACAACAAATAAAAGAGAAGAACTATGAAAAAGTGGCGTTATAG
- a CDS encoding S8 family peptidase, whose amino-acid sequence MKKWRYRTRITVRTVFSVCLIFVLMLARISSTANAGESPNNNTPDSYVFALTENENTQKLIEDLENKYPELKIENIDEINTMIISSDNHEQLEQAQKYLNNKYQKLIEGFNKEQTVTLKKIGAPGLMVKPLSQLRKFNNTQSRVLTQSNEESNIYDAWRWDIKKVTSDGASYLIEKGNHNVKIGIVDSGVDIHHPDLKHNIISPGKSLVPGVSSMVDEIGHGTMVAGSIAANGNIKGVSPEVGIVPYKVFQGYSADSSWIVKAIIEAANDDMDIINLSLGTYKSMKNKKDRATYLSYIRAIQYANKKGSLLVASSGTDGYDLTNPKNLAEQMGLKNDLQLHMPGGLPNVVTVSATNLNDQLAYYSNYGFNINIAAPAGDYGPNFEDQQKIELEYMTITTYPTTLPQSELSKYMGFAPGYEFMIGTSLAVPKVSATAALIIAEYQEKYGKRPSPNVIKRYLYGGTVKGDGTKRQLGNGIVNAKNSLDLVNKR is encoded by the coding sequence ATGAAAAAGTGGCGTTATAGAACACGCATTACTGTCAGAACAGTATTCAGTGTTTGTTTAATCTTTGTTCTAATGTTGGCAAGAATAAGTTCAACAGCAAATGCAGGCGAAAGCCCTAATAACAACACTCCAGACTCCTACGTTTTTGCTTTAACGGAAAATGAAAACACTCAAAAACTGATTGAAGATCTAGAAAATAAGTATCCGGAGCTAAAGATAGAAAACATCGATGAAATCAATACCATGATTATTTCTAGCGATAATCATGAACAGTTAGAACAAGCTCAAAAATATCTTAATAACAAATACCAAAAACTGATTGAAGGATTTAACAAAGAACAAACCGTAACCCTTAAGAAAATAGGCGCACCTGGGTTGATGGTAAAACCATTATCCCAATTAAGAAAATTCAATAATACTCAAAGTAGAGTGCTCACGCAATCCAATGAAGAAAGCAACATCTATGACGCTTGGAGATGGGATATTAAAAAAGTCACTTCCGATGGTGCTAGCTATTTAATTGAAAAAGGCAACCACAATGTGAAAATCGGGATCGTTGATAGTGGGGTAGATATTCATCATCCAGATCTTAAACATAATATTATCAGTCCAGGAAAATCCCTTGTCCCAGGTGTTTCCTCCATGGTAGATGAAATTGGTCATGGAACGATGGTAGCCGGATCAATTGCGGCTAACGGAAATATTAAAGGGGTATCCCCAGAGGTCGGAATTGTCCCTTACAAGGTATTTCAAGGATATTCCGCTGACTCAAGCTGGATTGTTAAAGCCATTATTGAAGCTGCCAATGATGATATGGACATCATTAATCTAAGCCTAGGAACGTACAAGTCAATGAAAAATAAGAAAGATCGAGCAACATATCTTTCCTATATACGTGCAATCCAGTATGCCAATAAAAAAGGGAGCCTATTAGTAGCTTCATCAGGTACAGATGGATATGACTTAACAAACCCTAAGAACCTTGCTGAACAAATGGGATTAAAAAACGACCTTCAGCTTCATATGCCTGGTGGATTGCCAAATGTCGTTACTGTATCCGCAACCAATCTGAATGATCAACTAGCCTACTATTCTAATTATGGATTCAATATTAATATAGCGGCTCCAGCAGGGGATTACGGACCAAACTTTGAAGATCAACAGAAAATAGAATTGGAATATATGACGATCACCACTTATCCTACTACACTACCGCAATCCGAACTTAGTAAATACATGGGATTTGCACCTGGTTATGAATTTATGATTGGCACAAGCTTAGCAGTACCTAAAGTTTCAGCTACAGCAGCCTTAATCATAGCTGAATATCAAGAGAAATATGGGAAAAGGCCGTCTCCAAATGTAATTAAAAGATATCTTTACGGTGGAACTGTTAAAGGAGACGGAACTAAAAGGCAATTAGGAAATGGAATTGTAAATGCTAAAAACTCTTTAGATCTTGTAAATAAACGATAA